From the genome of Dermacentor andersoni chromosome 3, qqDerAnde1_hic_scaffold, whole genome shotgun sequence:
gttacggcgtcacgcgcattcgcaaccgcagttgacgccggcggtaaggggggaaaggctccagcagcagcgtctgagtatgaacgccgcacagggcacgcgaccgtagggtgactatccccgcaacgccgacaaggacggtcacacccgtcgctttcgtggccatggacgccacaacggccacagaacgctgcggtgcactgcgcacggtagtggtcgctggaaccgcaccgacgacacacgcgttgcaagccgcggtagtcaaacgtcacacgatggccagagactcgcagataatttgggaccggggttgtggtgctcatttccatacgcacgaagcgtgtgcccgtgagcacgccacgtcttccgctcataagaccagcgttgacagacaggaccttgccgtatggtgatagtacctggacgaggacttcgttcgggacgaaggacggcaaaaagaggcaggttatgttggttacctgcgggccgacgggaacgacgggacaacgctcgccaccgatgacgaggcagccagcatcgacgattacagacatggaagccatgctcttgacggttacttggaagttgaggcctcccatgtgctgaacgcagtagacctcagagaggccaactattgaggccgtcgcgtcgacgatgGTCTCGGGAACATTTcccgtagggacaacaacatcgaagacgtgggccttcgagagagtccacgacgctgtaggcgccatggcgtgagaggtggacgtcctatgcttaccttggctggtctccaaaatgggatcgcttacttggccaagctaacgttcaagcttttctcaaatttgcatgcttaaaactcaactctccttattctttagcaagtatatagctgactgggcttttctacgtgtacttcttaatagaggaatattacatattgccatattcacgtttaaaagctaataacatattaaaaatagcccggattgcttgcactgcacgcctgccatttttcatgcgcagcagtcgccatctggtgttgaacatcgaagttttaaacgcgtgtggaggactttttttttttaccgagtaCTTTTATTATTCGTTCTAAAAGACAATACACACGCAGTTGGTCCCACCCATAGCCTCCAAGGCTAGTGATGggtccgcaaactaaacaaatacaataatattagcagactttttgatgaatgggctcaatcacaacacacttcagtaaaacgcaagaaaattggcaagcttaagtatataactttgtggtatattcgaccgaagcagaaagtccaaggaatgtccaacgcaccgacagggcatcgaaaataaaaacgagctgtttcttgttttgtaaattcatttacacgcttctccattccaacatagttccatagaaatcaggaaaagatgttttaacgatgcgaatcattcatttctttccattacttcgtttggaacttcattacacacgtaggctcctttatattgtccaggtctatggatgtaggtattatgagaaggcgggaaagtaaatagactgtttgtagtggctcttgtttgtttcattgataatctgaatatagtaagggacagctcgttattggaccttatttattgtatttcctacttcagctatcttgaatttatatgaaatatATACGGGTGACATGCAtagctgctcaaaaagtagcatactggcgtgagtacttcttgaataatttattatacgagaaacacgttactgaaggcgacaaacctggtctaaatatgttttgtatgtcctgccagtcgtttggaggcaatggcataaatcgccgagcacaagtgagaaatacagaacgcgtgaaatcaaaagtccaaagcactctctagcccttagtaatacatggcagccatgacttaatttggagcagacatcaataatttgctgtttccagtgcatatcagactgaaacacagcaccaagatattacttgcattgcgacacgctgagctcattcttgttgttaatagttgatgcaacgtggtcatatatttatgttattcgcgagtgaaacacggtgtacattattttctggttatagtcagcttattacctatgtaccattgtgatacttcgctaagttcttaattttacatttcagttcctccaagttatcgcctgtggaaagtaatccagtgtcatcggcatgcataatagattcagaatccttcagacctgacggaagatcgttattatgaaaaaaaaaaaaaaaaacagaggctcagcaccgaaccttgcagaacacagaaaatagtgctttgcggtagagaggttagattgtttacagcaacatattgtttcctatttgaaaaataacttttaattagattagaaatatttcctttcagaccctaagcttccgatttctgttgctgtattgtctgatctaccgtatcgaaagctttggatacatctaagtaaactactatggcaagtttgttaccattcagtgcagtatttatgatttgtgtaagaacaataactgcggaaaacgttgatgtttagggcctgaagccatgctgattagcacagatgatgtcatattagctttaaaaattctgtatacgctttcaaagtgcctttacaaaaactgtattgattgcatttagcagcgatatcggcccgcacttttctatgtcggatcgttcaccgcttttaaagataCGTATGACCTTCTTCACCTGCAGTCCGACAGGATACACTCCATTTCCCAACGTATGGTTTAAGATATGCAGTAGATGGATTCCCAGTAtatcgaagttgttttttatcagcctaacaggtaatgcttctgccgccttagcgactgaaaggttggttactgttgtaactaattcttgaatttgtatgtgaggcaatacaaaagtgttgttgtcacgctctgacattttcccttaaggaacatcagcatgtaccttaggccctacagaggcaaaataggcacaatatgattcagctgtaccttcgtcaacagtttcagggaaagtagagatgttggatcttaagccgattgcgtaatttaccgtgtcccatcattttttcttgtatttacatgCGCCTGCTTCAAGAGCgatgaataacattgtttttctttccctaattggaaacatagatagGTTAAGATAGCGTTTAAATTGAGTTATGTAatgttcctttgatctcaactgttaccatttgtggtaccattgatccttatctttttacaactttaatatttcagtattcatccaaggacaattaatttggctagctgtattctttaagggtcggcatagagcgccgtttaacggcatttttaattatatctagaaatttcatgtactcgGTGTCAACGTGTTTATCACATGCCGTAATGAAATCTGTTCGTTCTAATATTCCACGCAGCAGGACGTAGTCTATCTTACTCAGTATTTTACTCTG
Proteins encoded in this window:
- the LOC140216561 gene encoding uncharacterized protein, which translates into the protein MAPTASWTLSKAHVFDVVVPTGNVPETIVDATASIVGLSEVYCVQHMGGLNFQVTVKSMASMSVIVDAGCLVIGGERCPVVPVGPQVTNITCLFLPSFVPNEVLVQVLSPYGKVLSVNAGLMSGRRGVLTGTRFVRMEMSTTTPVPNYLRVSGHRVTFDYRGLQRVCRRCGSSDHYRAQCTAAFCGRCGVHGHESDGCDRPCRRCGDSHPTVACPVRRSYSDAAAGAFPPLPPASTAVANARDAVTKEIALTPHETASRNEKEEACSSRSHNAPSSPASSTEKEERDVADRNTPCSLAFQAANDTRAVAESASTSAATITPPDRSKDLNADKTPDHAITTVDTPAKSAVASSASIASPATAQPLHLNEPPAAEVVGEDEINPAALPLPTSSSSENSFSLGVDSSVGLSPSLDELDIEMAAPRDVKRAHASASGSDGGPDRRAELQRPKKPRPSSRGSKK